In the Arachis ipaensis cultivar K30076 chromosome B10, Araip1.1, whole genome shotgun sequence genome, one interval contains:
- the LOC107622000 gene encoding uncharacterized protein LOC107622000 has translation MEERMQRYLFFAVTKGAHPGVYSSWEEANEQVSNYSFPEYHGFNSYEHALQCFKSRMVSIDADKAANVEMFGTQSEGVSGGKGVFPSGSSRRHGLVSWLPIIPQEELNPVPEFAIVNNMESWLVKICHDSEIPGPCFFKLPVKTQFWKYLVGY, from the exons ATGGAAGAACGCATGCAGCGCTATCTATTTTTTGCTGTCACGAAGGGGGCTCATCCGGGTGTTTACTCAAGCTGGGAAGAGGCGAACGAGCAGGTGTCGAATTATAGTTTTCCCGAGTATCATGGTTTCAATAGCTACGAACACGCGCTACAGTGCTTCAAATCGAGAATGGTGTCCATTGATGCTGACAAAGCTGCAAATGTGGAAATGTTTGGAACACAGAGCGAGGGAGTATCTGGAGGGAAGGGTGTGTTCCCTTCAGGCAGTAGTCGGCGGCATGGATTGGTTTCAT GGCTTCCTATAATTCCTCAAGAGGAACTAAACCCTGTTCCTGAGTTTGCCATAGTCAACAACATGGAGTCATGGCTGGTGAAGATTTGCCATGATTCTGAAATTCCTGGTCCATGCTTTTTCAA GTTGCCCGTGAAGACGCAGTTTTGGAAATACTTGGTCGGGTACTAG
- the LOC107620240 gene encoding uncharacterized protein LOC107620240, whose protein sequence is MARCFTVTVYDRDNSEYTVAETTPTGSFSLGSYRVSLGSQTCDCGYFQALHFPCPHALACCAYSRVTWQPYVHPVCRLSSVFSVYQMGFTPPILEDFWPPYDGPTVIPDLSMRHAREGRPRSTRIRTNIDEADLNRPKRCGLCRQLGHIRRSCPQAGGPSHAG, encoded by the coding sequence ATGGCTAGGTGCTTTACGGTGACTGTATATGACAGGGATAACTCGGAGTACACCGTGGCAGAGACGACTCCGACTGGTTCATTCTCACTGGGAAGCTACAGGGTCTCACTGGGTTCTCAGACATGTGATTGTGGATACTTCCAGGCACTTCATTTCCCATGTCCGCATGCATTGGCATGCTGTGCCTACTCACGTGTTACTTGGCAGCCATACGTCCACCCGGTGTGTCGACTTAGTTCGGTTTTCAGTGTATATCAGATGGGATTCACTCCTCCCATTCTGGAGGATTTCTGGCCACCTTATGACGGGCCGACCGTTATACCGGACCTGAGTATGAGGCATGCAAGGGAGGGTCGTCCGCGGTCCACTCGAATACGGACCAATATAGATGAGGCAGATCTGAACCGGCCCAAGAGATGTGGCCTCTGCAGGCAACTCGGACACATTCGTCGGAGTTGTCCACAGGCCGGAGGACCCAGCCATGCAGGGTGA
- the LOC107620241 gene encoding protein MAIN-LIKE 1-like, producing MRRQQGMRLDERYVPYLQMAGLYHLARLNDRWFQLDEPLVSAFVERWHPETHTFHMPFGECTITLQDVAYQLGLPVDGRYVSGCLTDFHVYIEGGRPAWQWFHELLGVLPPANQIQKFAVNCTWFQETFGECPEGADEETLFADKSGNHIHIIWLPFVARLEEMGGYSWGSAALAWLYRCMCRGANRHVVKLAGPLQLLQSWIFWRFPGFKSAGYDAFSWPLASSNTFDIHIFYETEFSALKTD from the exons atgcggcggcagcaggggaTGCGACTTGATGAGAggtacgttccgtacttgcagatggccggacTATACCATCTTGCGAGATTGAACGACAGATGGTTTCAATTGGACGAGCCCCTTGTCAGTGCATTCGTGGAGCGGTGGCATCCGGAGACACATACATTCcacatgccgttcggagagtgcaccatCACACTTCAGGACGTCGCGTACCAGTTGGGGTTGCCAGTGGATGGACGTTACGTTAGTGGTTGCCTGACAGACTTCCACGTATACATAGAGGGTGGCAGGCCAGCTTGGCAGTGGTTCCATGAGTTGCTTGGTGTGTTACCTCCCGCGAACCAAATACAAAAGTTCGCAGTGAATTGCACCTGGTTTCAGGAGACTTTCGGAGAGTGCCCCGAGGGGGCAGATGAGGAGACG ctgtttgccgacaagtccggcaaTCATATTCACATCATATGGTTACCGTTTGTGGctaggcttgaggagatgggtgGCTATAGCTGGGGGTCGGCGGCACTagcatggttgtaccggtgcatgtgccgaggGGCCAACAGACATGTCGTGAAGTTAGCCGGGCCGTTACAGTTACTTCAGTCTTGGATCTTTTGGCGGTTTCCTGGTTTTAAGTCTGCTGGGTATGATGCGTTTAGCTGGCCCCTTGCCTCGAG TAACACATTTGACATACATATCTTCTACGAGACGGAATTTTCAGCACTGAAAACCGACTAG
- the LOC110267882 gene encoding uncharacterized protein LOC110267882, whose amino-acid sequence MRECRLTRRHIETLIPGRPIDGRVVEMVAMRNTCSIQHLNHPYFWCLPPRFAEDVSKGLLVDELAETYLPFWVKPSRFLNRIFIPVKEIFFHWYCVVVDFADKMVYHLDSYPNSNKIADRESLIRNMVERLHDLMTYPDYGPLRAFTPTDLREWPIKQGQGIPNCNTSDSAAAWVISWLDLEGRFNALEISGVLDDSTLKGRTAVSLAGGPFNAIGSLVRMWAKQWQRLGISRK is encoded by the exons ATGCGTGAATGTCGCCTCACTAGGCGTCACATAGAAACTCTAATTCCTGGACGTCCGATCGATGGAAGAGTTGTTGAAATGGTGGCCATGCGTAACACTTGCTCCATCCAACACTTGAATCATCCATACTTTTGGTGCCTTCCACCTCGTTTCGCT GAAGATGTTAGTAAGGGGTTGTTGGTGGATGAACTTGCTGAAACGTATTTGCCATTTTGGGTTAAGCCAAGTCGATTTCTCAATCGT ATTTTCATCCCTGTCAAAGAAATCTTCTTCCATTGGTATTGCGTCGTGGTTGACTTTGCTGATAAAATGGTATACCACCTGGACTCGTATCCAAATTCAAACAAGATTGCCGATAGGGAAAGTCTAATCCGCAACATG GTTGAAAGGCTCCACGACTTGATGACATATCCCGATTATGGTCCTCTTCGAGCATTTACACCAACAGACCTTCGCGAGTGGCCAATTAAGCAAGGGCAAGGGATCCCAAACTGCAACACAAG TGATAGTGCGGCAGCTTGGGTTATTTCATGGCTGGACCTAGAAGGAAGGTTTAATGCGTTGGAAATTAGCGGAGTG CTGGATGATTCAACTCTAAAAGGCAGGACCGCTGTTTCCCTGGCTGGTGGCCCTTTCAATGCCATTGGAAGCCTAGTTAGAATGTGGGCTAAGCAGTGGCAGAGGCTTGGCATCTCGAGGAAGTAA